Proteins encoded by one window of Enterobacter pseudoroggenkampii:
- the sbcB gene encoding exodeoxyribonuclease I, translating to MVLLVSDSAARPTFLFHDYETFGTHPALDRPAQFAAIRTDDEFNIIGEPEVFYCKPADDYLPQPGAVMVTGITPQEAREKGVNEAEFARRIHDLFTVPNTCVVGYNNIRFDDEVTRNIFYRNFYDPYAWSWQNRNSRWDLLDIMRACYALRPEGINWPENEEGLTSFRLEHLTRANGIEHSNAHDAMADVYATIAMAKLVKSAQPRLFEYLLSHRSKQKLTTLIDVPQMKPLVHISGMFGAWRGNTSWVAPLAWHPDNRNAVIMVDLAGDISPLLELDSDTLRERLYTPKNELGDLPAVPVKLVHINKCPVLAQANTLRPEDADRLGINRQHCLDNLKVLRENPQVREKVVAIFAEAEPFVPSENVDAQLYNGFFSDADRAAMNIVLQTEPRNLPALDITFADKRIEKLMFNYRARNYPGTLDEAEQERWLQHRRNVFTPEYLHSYAQELEMLYGQYEGNAEKQALLKSLFQYAQEIV from the coding sequence ATGGTATTACTGGTGTCTGACTCTGCCGCTCGCCCGACTTTTTTATTTCATGACTATGAAACCTTTGGCACTCACCCGGCGCTGGACCGACCGGCGCAGTTTGCCGCCATCCGTACCGACGACGAATTTAACATCATTGGCGAGCCAGAGGTCTTTTACTGCAAGCCTGCGGATGACTACCTGCCGCAGCCCGGCGCGGTGATGGTCACCGGGATCACTCCTCAGGAAGCGCGGGAAAAAGGCGTTAACGAGGCAGAATTCGCCCGACGCATCCACGACCTGTTTACCGTCCCCAATACCTGCGTGGTCGGTTACAACAACATCCGCTTCGATGACGAAGTGACGCGCAATATCTTCTATCGTAACTTCTACGATCCCTATGCCTGGAGCTGGCAGAACCGCAATTCGCGCTGGGATTTGCTCGACATCATGCGCGCCTGCTACGCCCTGCGTCCCGAAGGCATTAACTGGCCGGAAAATGAGGAAGGGCTGACCAGCTTCCGGCTGGAACACCTGACCCGCGCCAACGGTATTGAGCACAGCAATGCCCACGACGCGATGGCGGACGTCTATGCCACCATTGCCATGGCGAAGCTGGTGAAAAGCGCGCAGCCACGACTGTTCGAGTATCTGCTGAGCCACCGCAGTAAACAGAAGTTGACCACGCTGATTGATGTGCCGCAGATGAAGCCACTGGTGCATATTTCCGGCATGTTTGGCGCCTGGCGCGGTAATACCAGCTGGGTCGCCCCGCTGGCCTGGCATCCGGACAACCGCAATGCGGTGATTATGGTGGATTTGGCCGGCGATATTTCGCCGCTGCTGGAGCTCGACAGCGATACCCTGCGCGAACGGCTGTACACGCCGAAGAATGAACTCGGCGATCTGCCTGCGGTGCCGGTCAAACTGGTGCATATCAATAAATGTCCGGTCCTGGCGCAGGCCAATACGCTGCGCCCGGAAGATGCAGACAGGCTGGGCATTAACCGGCAGCACTGCCTCGATAACCTGAAAGTGCTGCGCGAAAACCCGCAGGTGCGCGAGAAGGTGGTCGCCATTTTTGCCGAAGCCGAGCCGTTCGTACCGTCAGAAAACGTGGATGCCCAGCTCTATAATGGTTTCTTCAGCGATGCCGATCGCGCTGCAATGAATATCGTTCTGCAAACCGAGCCGCGTAACTTACCGGCGCTGGATATCACCTTCGCCGATAAACGCATTGAAAAGTTGATGTTTAATTACCGCGCGCGTAACTACCCGGGAACCCTGGATGAAGCAGAGCAGGAACGCTGGCTGCAGCACCGTCGCAACGTCTTTACGCCAGAGTATCTGCACAGCTACGCACAGGAGCTGGAAATGCTTTATGGCCAATATGAAGGGAATGCAGAGAAACAGGCGCTGCTGAAATCCCTGTTCCAGTACGCGCAAGAGATAGTTTGA